One genomic segment of Nocardia spumae includes these proteins:
- a CDS encoding DUF2231 domain-containing protein: protein MTVIHDLPAHVLFVHVIVVLVPLTAVLEIVCAVWPVARRGHLVWLTLILAVIVMVLTPITIHAGQWLYDLRENPDAILREHAERGETMLYFAIALLVVAVALTALHIAERRGTDLHVIVTVAVAVLAVAVGIASIVQTYRVGDAGSQSVWGNEIAHLQHPRGS from the coding sequence ATGACCGTCATCCACGATTTGCCCGCCCACGTGCTGTTCGTGCATGTCATCGTGGTCCTGGTGCCGTTGACCGCGGTCCTGGAGATCGTGTGCGCCGTGTGGCCGGTCGCACGGCGCGGCCATCTGGTGTGGCTGACGCTGATTCTGGCGGTGATCGTCATGGTGCTGACACCGATCACCATTCATGCCGGGCAGTGGCTGTACGACCTGCGCGAGAATCCGGACGCGATCCTGCGCGAGCACGCCGAGCGCGGCGAGACGATGCTGTATTTCGCTATCGCTCTGCTCGTCGTCGCCGTGGCGCTGACCGCGCTGCACATCGCGGAGCGGCGCGGCACCGATCTGCACGTGATCGTCACGGTGGCTGTCGCCGTCCTCGCTGTCGCGGTCGGTATCGCATCGATCGTGCAGACCTACCGGGTCGGCGACGCCGGCTCGCAATCGGTGTGGGGCAACGAGATCGCGCACCTGCAGCATCCTCGCGGCAGCTGA
- a CDS encoding HEAT repeat domain-containing protein has product MVPVITTNHNEPDAHLVAALAAADSSTRLRAALSAGTQGDARLAETLVARCAVEPDFFVRDMLTWALCRLPAEITVPRLLAELGSEIPQARSQALHTLSKIGDRTAWPAVSALLHDAHDDVALSAWRAAAVLVPPGEESGLAVDLAKALGRGDHAVQRGLSRALASLDVAAVPVLEAAATARDPRVRAHAEATERLRLDPDSGFTLSLELAKRVAATGPDA; this is encoded by the coding sequence GTGGTTCCCGTGATTACCACCAACCATAATGAGCCCGATGCTCATCTCGTCGCCGCCCTGGCCGCGGCCGACTCGTCGACTCGGCTGCGCGCGGCGCTGTCGGCCGGCACCCAGGGAGATGCCCGGCTCGCGGAAACACTCGTCGCCCGCTGTGCCGTCGAGCCGGACTTCTTCGTCAGAGACATGCTGACCTGGGCGCTGTGCCGGCTGCCGGCCGAGATCACGGTGCCGCGGCTGCTCGCCGAACTCGGTTCCGAGATCCCGCAGGCACGCAGCCAGGCATTGCACACCCTGTCCAAGATCGGGGACCGTACCGCCTGGCCCGCGGTGTCGGCGCTGCTGCACGACGCGCACGACGATGTCGCGTTGAGCGCGTGGCGGGCGGCCGCGGTACTCGTACCTCCCGGCGAGGAGTCCGGCCTCGCGGTCGATCTGGCGAAGGCGCTGGGGCGGGGCGATCACGCCGTGCAGCGCGGGCTGAGCCGTGCGCTGGCGTCGCTCGACGTGGCCGCGGTGCCGGTGTTGGAGGCCGCCGCCACGGCCCGCGATCCTCGGGTGCGCGCCCACGCCGAGGCGACCGAGCGCCTGCGCCTGGACCCCGACAGCGGATTTACGCTGTCGCTGGAGTTGGCCAAGCGGGTGGCGGCGACGGGTCCGGACGCCTAG
- a CDS encoding BldC family transcriptional regulator encodes MTAITAASRTLGSVNGQEALLTPGQVAALFHVDPKTVTRWAHAGRLGSLRTPGGHRRFRESEVMQLLKSLTTEATRP; translated from the coding sequence ATGACTGCGATCACCGCGGCGAGCCGCACGTTGGGTTCCGTCAACGGCCAGGAGGCCCTCCTGACCCCGGGCCAGGTGGCGGCGCTGTTCCACGTCGATCCGAAAACAGTCACCCGCTGGGCACATGCCGGGCGACTGGGCTCGCTGCGCACCCCTGGCGGACATCGCCGTTTCCGTGAGTCCGAGGTGATGCAACTGCTGAAATCGCTGACCACCGAGGCCACGCGCCCCTGA
- a CDS encoding helix-turn-helix domain-containing protein — translation MSEATTLAAAAGSPDPQVGLRAVLALRRLAERLEAIQVANARKHGWSWQAIADALEVSRQAVHQKYNRRGGIR, via the coding sequence ATGAGTGAGGCGACAACGTTGGCGGCCGCCGCCGGCAGTCCGGACCCGCAGGTCGGGCTGCGCGCGGTGCTGGCACTGCGGCGGCTGGCCGAGCGATTGGAAGCGATTCAGGTGGCCAATGCCCGCAAGCATGGCTGGTCCTGGCAGGCAATCGCCGATGCGCTCGAGGTCAGCCGGCAGGCGGTCCACCAGAAGTACAACCGGAGAGGCGGAATTCGCTGA
- a CDS encoding DUF4240 domain-containing protein, protein MNTDAFWSLIETSLEHSPDYEERTRYLRDSLATLPVEQIAHFDILLSNACNELDSAELVELAQQIHGGLLHDDVFNDFKMWIIGSGRGAFTRVVGNPAAVSALPGVDTQGVDDDEDLSWEELSYVGNYAFLRKHGIDHEADDERQGALDEEYEELVKRVQAELAR, encoded by the coding sequence ATGAATACCGACGCGTTCTGGTCTCTGATCGAAACGAGCCTGGAGCATTCGCCCGATTACGAGGAACGAACCCGATACCTGCGTGACAGTCTCGCGACGCTGCCTGTCGAGCAGATCGCCCATTTCGACATTCTGCTGTCGAACGCCTGCAACGAATTGGACAGCGCCGAACTCGTCGAGCTCGCGCAGCAGATCCACGGCGGCCTCCTGCACGACGATGTCTTCAACGATTTCAAGATGTGGATCATCGGCTCGGGGCGAGGCGCCTTCACTCGGGTGGTGGGCAATCCCGCCGCGGTGTCGGCTCTGCCCGGCGTCGACACGCAGGGCGTCGACGACGACGAGGACCTGTCCTGGGAAGAGCTGAGTTACGTGGGAAATTACGCATTCCTGCGCAAGCACGGGATCGATCACGAGGCGGACGACGAGCGGCAGGGCGCGCTGGACGAGGAGTACGAGGAACTGGTGAAGCGGGTTCAGGCCGAACTCGCCCGCTGA
- a CDS encoding LysR family transcriptional regulator, translated as MLDVRRLRLLRELAHRGTIAAVAEAMSYTPSAVSQQLSALEREAGVPLLERTGRRVELTTAARRLVEHTEAVLSILEQAEAELATATTRLTGALYIGAFPTAVQRILPAALVTLSRAHPLLELHVTELDPAEVPAALRAGTLDIALIQEYDYVPLPSEPGLDTEPFLEEPVYLAARAAEPLIAHRDSAWIAGTPGTLCHTMTVRACEAAGFIPRIRHNSDDFGTVLALVDAGQGVAFIPELAIPPESEIGTTAVELTGLSIRRRTRIAYRSGTREHPAIAAARTALHATLGTIPPVDSLG; from the coding sequence ATGCTCGATGTGCGGCGTTTACGACTCCTGCGAGAGCTGGCTCATCGGGGCACGATCGCGGCCGTCGCCGAGGCGATGTCCTACACCCCGTCGGCGGTATCGCAGCAGCTGAGCGCGCTCGAACGCGAGGCCGGTGTCCCCCTGCTCGAACGCACCGGCCGCCGCGTCGAACTCACCACCGCGGCACGGCGTCTCGTCGAGCACACCGAGGCCGTCCTGTCGATTCTCGAGCAGGCCGAGGCCGAATTGGCCACGGCCACCACACGTCTCACCGGCGCCCTCTACATCGGCGCCTTCCCCACCGCCGTCCAGCGCATCCTGCCCGCCGCGCTGGTCACCCTGAGTCGCGCGCATCCGCTGTTGGAACTGCATGTCACGGAACTGGATCCGGCGGAGGTGCCCGCCGCGCTGCGCGCCGGAACCCTCGATATCGCGCTGATCCAGGAATACGACTACGTGCCACTGCCGAGCGAACCCGGCCTGGACACCGAACCGTTCCTGGAGGAGCCGGTATATCTGGCGGCCCGCGCGGCCGAACCCCTGATCGCGCATCGGGATTCGGCCTGGATCGCCGGCACTCCCGGAACGCTGTGCCACACGATGACCGTGCGGGCTTGCGAGGCAGCCGGTTTCATTCCCCGCATCCGCCACAACTCGGACGACTTCGGCACCGTCCTCGCACTGGTCGATGCCGGGCAGGGCGTCGCCTTCATCCCGGAACTCGCCATCCCGCCCGAGTCCGAAATCGGCACCACCGCGGTCGAACTGACCGGTCTGTCGATCCGCCGCCGCACCCGCATCGCCTATCGCTCGGGCACTCGCGAGCATCCCGCGATCGCCGCCGCTCGCACGGCCCTGCACGCCACCCTGGGCACCATCCCGCCGGTCGACAGCCTCGGCTGA
- a CDS encoding PLP-dependent cysteine synthase family protein → MKSCDRSTSREWVDNAVRLIEADAQRSADTHLLRYPLPPEWGVRLYLKDESTHPTGSLKHRLARSLFLYAICNGWVGEGTTIVEASSGSTAISEAYFAKLLGLDFVSVVPAKTSPEKIALIEAQGGRCHFVERAPDIYAEATRLAAECDGHYMDQFTYAERATDWRGNNNIAESIYQQMVLESHPVPAWIVVGAGTGGTSATIGRYIRYRRHETRLAVVDPENSAFYGGYEVGDAGYQTGMPSRIEGIGRPRVEPSFIGQVVDRMIEVPDAGSIAACRHASAVLGRRVGGSTGTNLWGAFAVIAEMIAAGREGSVVTLLCDGGDRYAGTYFNDEWVAGQGLDLTDPAAVLAEFTATGIWRG, encoded by the coding sequence GTGAAGTCCTGCGATCGCAGTACTTCGCGGGAGTGGGTCGACAACGCGGTGCGGCTGATCGAGGCCGATGCCCAGCGCAGCGCCGATACCCATCTGCTGCGCTATCCGCTGCCGCCCGAGTGGGGTGTGCGGCTGTATCTCAAGGATGAGTCCACTCATCCGACCGGCAGTCTGAAGCATCGACTGGCACGGTCTCTGTTTCTCTACGCGATCTGCAACGGCTGGGTCGGCGAGGGGACGACGATCGTCGAGGCGTCGTCGGGGTCGACGGCGATCAGTGAGGCGTATTTCGCGAAGCTGCTCGGCCTGGATTTCGTGTCGGTGGTTCCGGCCAAGACCTCGCCGGAGAAGATCGCGCTGATCGAGGCGCAGGGCGGTCGCTGTCACTTCGTTGAGCGCGCGCCCGATATCTATGCCGAGGCGACGCGCCTGGCGGCCGAATGCGACGGCCATTATATGGACCAGTTCACCTACGCCGAGCGGGCCACCGACTGGCGGGGTAACAACAACATCGCCGAATCCATCTATCAGCAGATGGTGCTGGAATCGCATCCGGTGCCGGCGTGGATCGTCGTCGGCGCGGGGACCGGCGGTACCAGCGCCACCATCGGCCGCTATATCCGTTACCGCCGCCACGAGACCCGGCTGGCCGTGGTCGATCCGGAGAATTCGGCGTTCTACGGCGGGTACGAGGTCGGCGATGCGGGCTATCAGACCGGAATGCCCTCGCGGATCGAGGGGATCGGCCGGCCGCGGGTCGAGCCGTCGTTCATCGGTCAGGTGGTCGATCGCATGATCGAGGTGCCCGATGCCGGGTCGATCGCGGCCTGCCGTCATGCCAGTGCGGTGCTCGGGCGGCGCGTGGGCGGTTCCACCGGAACCAATCTCTGGGGTGCCTTCGCGGTCATCGCGGAGATGATCGCCGCCGGCCGGGAGGGCAGTGTGGTGACACTGCTGTGTGACGGCGGAGATCGTTACGCCGGAACGTATTTCAATGACGAATGGGTCGCGGGGCAAGGATTGGATCTGACCGATCCGGCCGCCGTTCTGGCGGAGTTCACCGCGACCGGTATCTGGCGGGGCTGA
- the dapA gene encoding 4-hydroxy-tetrahydrodipicolinate synthase has product MNFSGLFVPLITPFTEDGRPAYDVLAKLANEVLDAGATGIVALGTTAEPATLTVAERREVVTVCTQVCLERGAPLIVGTGTNATADSERELVALDPRIAGALTVVPYYTRPSEAGVIEHFRRLAAASPVPLIIYNVPQRTGRPLAARTLCQLADIPNVAGFKHAVGAVDEATIGLLAAVADRTAVLCGDDLYAAPQLALGARGAILTCANVAPNAYAELVAAWREGRIDVARRYGNALVDVARALFAEPNPVVVKGVLAARGRIPSAAVRLPLLPAGDESTAAALAALDVMYDAVRTAHR; this is encoded by the coding sequence ATGAATTTCAGCGGCCTCTTCGTTCCACTGATCACACCGTTCACCGAGGACGGCCGGCCCGCCTACGACGTGTTGGCGAAGCTTGCGAACGAGGTCCTCGATGCGGGTGCGACCGGCATCGTGGCGCTCGGCACCACGGCCGAGCCCGCGACTCTCACCGTGGCCGAGCGCCGGGAGGTCGTCACCGTGTGTACGCAGGTGTGCCTGGAGCGCGGGGCTCCGCTGATCGTCGGCACGGGAACCAACGCGACCGCGGATTCCGAACGGGAGCTGGTCGCCTTGGATCCACGGATCGCGGGAGCGCTGACGGTGGTCCCGTACTACACCAGGCCCTCGGAAGCGGGGGTGATCGAGCATTTCCGGCGGCTGGCCGCGGCCAGCCCGGTTCCGCTGATCATCTACAACGTCCCGCAGCGCACCGGGCGGCCGCTGGCGGCGCGGACGCTGTGCCAGCTCGCGGACATTCCGAACGTGGCGGGATTCAAACATGCGGTGGGCGCTGTCGACGAGGCCACCATCGGCCTGCTCGCCGCGGTCGCGGACCGGACGGCGGTGCTGTGCGGTGATGATCTCTATGCCGCGCCGCAACTGGCGCTGGGCGCGCGGGGAGCCATTCTCACCTGCGCGAATGTGGCGCCGAATGCTTATGCGGAACTGGTCGCGGCATGGCGCGAGGGCCGCATCGATGTGGCGCGGCGATACGGGAACGCCCTGGTCGATGTGGCGCGGGCGTTGTTCGCGGAACCCAATCCGGTAGTGGTCAAAGGCGTACTGGCCGCGCGGGGACGAATTCCGAGCGCGGCGGTACGCCTGCCGTTGCTACCTGCCGGCGACGAATCCACGGCGGCGGCGCTGGCCGCACTCGACGTGATGTACGACGCCGTCCGGACCGCTCACCGGTGA
- a CDS encoding alpha/beta fold hydrolase, which produces MNTRKFVLIPGAGGAAWYWSRVVAGLSAAGHRAVAVDLPADDDSAGIERYRDLVLEHTEPGDVVVAQSLGGFTAGAVCARFVPSALIFVNAMIPAPGETAGQWWGAVDSAAAREAAAEAHGYSREFDMDTYFFHDVAPEIVAESERYERSQSDRIMAEPCPFTAWPRIPIHVLAGADDRFFPPALQQRVARERLGVDADVIPGGHLAALSNPSGVVDYLLGR; this is translated from the coding sequence GTGAATACGCGAAAGTTCGTGCTGATCCCCGGCGCCGGCGGCGCCGCGTGGTACTGGAGCCGGGTGGTGGCCGGTCTGAGCGCCGCGGGGCACCGCGCGGTGGCGGTCGACCTGCCCGCTGACGACGACAGCGCCGGCATCGAGCGCTACCGCGACCTGGTGCTCGAGCACACCGAACCCGGTGACGTGGTGGTGGCCCAGTCCCTCGGCGGCTTCACCGCCGGTGCGGTCTGCGCGCGGTTCGTTCCCTCGGCGCTGATCTTCGTGAACGCGATGATTCCGGCGCCCGGCGAGACAGCGGGGCAGTGGTGGGGCGCTGTCGATTCCGCCGCGGCCCGCGAGGCCGCCGCCGAAGCACACGGCTACAGCCGCGAATTCGACATGGATACGTACTTCTTCCACGATGTCGCGCCGGAGATCGTGGCCGAGAGTGAACGATACGAACGTTCCCAGTCCGATCGGATCATGGCCGAGCCGTGCCCGTTCACCGCGTGGCCGCGGATCCCGATCCACGTCCTGGCCGGCGCCGACGACCGCTTCTTCCCGCCGGCACTGCAGCAACGGGTCGCCCGTGAGCGTCTCGGAGTCGACGCCGACGTGATACCCGGAGGTCACCTGGCCGCCCTGTCGAATCCGAGCGGCGTCGTGGACTATCTGCTCGGTCGTTGA
- a CDS encoding DUF4229 domain-containing protein, whose amino-acid sequence MSDASRPDAAAGDRAPASAGRRLATNLALYTLARLALVAVIAAIILLVANLVDVDIPLIVSLLFALIVAMPLSLVLFKKLRVRVNEDIAAVDEKRRNDKANLRARMRGDQEGR is encoded by the coding sequence GTGAGTGATGCATCCCGACCCGACGCCGCTGCCGGCGACCGGGCCCCGGCCTCGGCGGGGCGCCGGCTCGCGACCAATCTGGCGCTGTACACCCTGGCGCGATTGGCGCTGGTCGCGGTCATCGCCGCGATCATCCTGCTGGTGGCCAACCTGGTGGATGTGGATATTCCGCTGATCGTGTCGCTGCTGTTCGCGCTGATCGTCGCGATGCCGCTGTCGCTGGTCTTGTTCAAGAAGCTGCGCGTGCGGGTGAACGAGGACATCGCCGCCGTCGACGAGAAGCGCCGCAACGACAAGGCGAATCTGCGCGCCAGGATGCGTGGGGACCAGGAGGGCAGGTGA